GGCCTCTACTTGCGTACCATGCGCGTGAAGCCGTTCTACCGCCAGCTCAAGCTCGGATGGCTCGCCGTGTCGGCGGAGCATACCGCCGGGCGCTGCGTCTGGGACGAAGACAACATGCCGCATTTTCAACCCGGATACATGGTGCGTGTGGCGGGCAGCGTCCGCGAGCTCACCCAAGCGGAGGTCGGCGCTAAGGCGGCGGCGAACCCGCTCTTCAACGTAGCGGTATACGACATCAAGAAGTATCCCGAGACGGTCGTTTTCGTGCTCGATCGCTTCCATGGCGAGCTCTACGACTACGATTTCAACATGGTCCATCGCGACCACAAGATCTTGCGTGAGCGCTTCGCCTTCGGCGGTGATGTGTTCGAGGAAGCGGGCCTGTCGATCGATCCGGATCTCTGCATTGCGTGCGGTGCCTGTACGGAGGCCTGCACGCACAAGGCGATTTTCCCCACAGGGGACGGAGCCGCTCTCCGCATTCTCGGCGAGCGCTGCGACGAGTGCGGCAACTGCTACCACGTATGTCCGGCGGGCGCCGTGCGGTCGAAGGGTTGCTGATTCGGACCCGCTGCCGCCCGTTTCGGAGTTGGATTCACGCATCCTTATCGCTAAAGCCCCGCTCGGGATGATGGCTTGATTCTCGCATAAGGTGCCCGTATTGTTCCGGCAGCCCGTACGAGCCACGAAGTTCGTTTTTCTGTTTGTAGAAATGACCGTTGACAGTCCGCGAGAGGTTGGTAGAATGTATCTCTGCTTGGGGACGTAGCTCAGCTGGGAGAGCGCTGCCGTCGCATGGCAGAGGCCGAGGGTTCGATTCCCTTCGTCTCCACCACAAGCATTGTAGAAGGACCTGCAGGCTAGCCTGCAGGTCCTTTTTCAAGGGTCATCAACCCTGTGGCGCGCGCAGCGCGCCACTGAAAACCACCCGCTACGCGGGTGGATCCCACTGATGCTACGCAACGGGCCGCCCTCCTCCTAGGATGGTGATTGTTCAGGTCGCCAGCCCCAAGAGGAGGGTGATAGCCATGGCGCAGAAGGCCAACAGCCTCGCGCACACGAAGTGGCTCTGCAAGTACCACATCGTGTTCACACCGAAGTATAGAAGGAAGGCGATATACAACCAATACCGCAAGGACCTCGGGGAGATCCTCAGGCAGCTCTGCCGCTGGAAGGGGGTGGAGATCATAGAGGGGCACCTGATGCCGGACCACGTGCACATGCTGGTCAGCATCCCGCCCAAGATCAGCGTGTCGAGCTTCATGGGCTACCTGAAGGGGAAGAGCTCGCTGATGATGTTCGACCGGCACGCGAACCTCAAGTACAAGTTCGGGAACAGGAAGTTCTGGGCGGAGGGCTACTACGTGTCCACCGTCGGCCTGAACGAGGCCACGATCGCCAAGTACATCAGGGAGCAGGAGGCCGCCGACATCGCGCTGGACAGGCTGAGCGTGAAGGAGTACGAGGACCCGTTCGGTAGGGG
This genomic window from Mailhella massiliensis contains:
- a CDS encoding 4Fe-4S binding protein, whose product is MKTVEEVYKLFDEVGCCSFATLDGAGGVDARTAHFFAFDEDGLYLRTMRVKPFYRQLKLGWLAVSAEHTAGRCVWDEDNMPHFQPGYMVRVAGSVRELTQAEVGAKAAANPLFNVAVYDIKKYPETVVFVLDRFHGELYDYDFNMVHRDHKILRERFAFGGDVFEEAGLSIDPDLCIACGACTEACTHKAIFPTGDGAALRILGERCDECGNCYHVCPAGAVRSKGC
- the tnpA gene encoding IS200/IS605 family transposase; translated protein: MAQKANSLAHTKWLCKYHIVFTPKYRRKAIYNQYRKDLGEILRQLCRWKGVEIIEGHLMPDHVHMLVSIPPKISVSSFMGYLKGKSSLMMFDRHANLKYKFGNRKFWAEGYYVSTVGLNEATIAKYIREQEAADIALDRLSVKEYEDPFGRG